The DNA region AGCGGCAGCGAAGGCTTTCGATGAATTGGGTGGGGTAAGTGGTACACACTCAGTGTCTTGTGTTTCCAGTGAGAAAGAAGTTACAGGACTTTGCGTTTCATTTTTAAAAGATAAACCGGATTTGGTGAAATGCTTCGTAAATTTACGTAATTTCAGAAATGACCTAAACCACGCAGGGATGGGCAGAAAATCGGGGAGCAGTCCAAAAAGAATTCGGGAAAAACTAAAGTATTTCCTTGAGGAAACAAAAAGATGCATGGATGTTCTTTGACAACTGAATAATGTGTTATCGTGTCCCTTTATAATAATTGCAATATTGCTGTCCTTGTGAGTGTCGCATAATTTTTCGTAGAATCCATACTGGCCGTGGGGTGCAATTCCCCAAAGTTCGATTCCGGCTGCCCATCTTCGCCCCCCTATCATGAGGGGGCGAGGGGCAACTCACAAGGAGGTTTGGTAGTATGATAGTGTATGTCAAAACACAAGGGGCACGGGTTGTTCGTGAAGGGCGGCATTTGCTTGTAAAGAAAGAAAATGACATTTTACACACACTTTTCACATACAAGTTAGAACAATTGGTTCTATTTGGAAGTGTTGAAATCACACATCCTGCTTTGGTTTCGCTTATGCGACATGGAATAGATGTTGTCTTTTTAACTGCGAACGGTCGTTATCTTGGACGTCTATCGTCTGCGGAGGCGAGAAATGTAAATCTTCGGCGAAGGCAGTTCAAACTATTGGATGATAGGGAGTTCTGTTTGGGTGTGGCAAAGGCCATCGTTAAAGGAAAGCTCTTGAATATGGCTACGTTGCTCAACCGCATAAAGCGTACAAAAAACGATTCTATAGCAGGCAGGAAAGCTCAAGAGATACAAGAACTTGTGCCCCTTGTTGACAAAGCTGAAAGTATTGATGCTGTGCGTGGTTATGAAGGGCGCGGCTCGGTTCTTTACTTTGAAGGTTTTCCCCGTGGTTTCTTGAGCGATTGGGGTTTCACTCGACGTGTACGCAGGCCACCTACCGATCCAGTGAACTCGGTTCTCTCTTTGCTTTATACTTTTCTGATGAACAGGGTATACGCTGCTGTGCGTATAGCAGCTCTTGATCCTTATGTTGGTTGTCTTCATTCAATCGATTATGGTCGTTATTCTTTGGTGCTGGATTTGATGGAAGAATTTCGACCTTTGATTGCAGATACTCTTGCTCTGTCTCTTTTTAACCTTAAAATCCTGAAGAAAGATGATTTCTA from Syntrophales bacterium includes:
- the cas1 gene encoding CRISPR-associated endonuclease Cas1; the protein is MIVYVKTQGARVVREGRHLLVKKENDILHTLFTYKLEQLVLFGSVEITHPALVSLMRHGIDVVFLTANGRYLGRLSSAEARNVNLRRRQFKLLDDREFCLGVAKAIVKGKLLNMATLLNRIKRTKNDSIAGRKAQEIQELVPLVDKAESIDAVRGYEGRGSVLYFEGFPRGFLSDWGFTRRVRRPPTDPVNSVLSLLYTFLMNRVYAAVRIAALDPYVGCLHSIDYGRYSLVLDLMEEFRPLIADTLALSLFNLKILKKDDFYVEKPMSTEQDELSEEVPDVTSDPIGWISVDDSSEMEIMDLPEQPVVDFTPELARTGKYPVKLRGNALSKVVEAFEKKLTMRFFYPPAERHLSYADAIIYQAQHYRKVVEGEVSTYLPILFR